A window of Rubricoccus marinus contains these coding sequences:
- a CDS encoding sensor histidine kinase: MPRRARLSLAFCGLALLLCAAGARAQAPEAEVRIDRLSVEDGLAQSIVTALVQDRHGFLWIGTEGGLDRYDGYTFTPYRNVPGELGSLSSSFVNALVETPDGAIWVGTHGAGLNRLDPASGVARRLRHVAEDPATISADRISALFADRDGRLWAGTERGLDLVDLTTARVRRVAEAQEVTDIAQDPASGDLWVATHEGLLRVSPASGRILRRYGAETLGGEQVAAVWTDADGTLWIGTDTSGLTRLDPRTGRTVRFADVGTGTPGVAVQDILRDARGALWVATMSGLVRMDVRPPQTERWTVFRPSETDPGSISAERVRTLAEDRTGLVWAGTWGAGLNKVRQTPFQRFAADPGRVGALSSNDVMGMAQDRDGTLWVGTYDRGLNRLDLATGAASQDPGWPVELRQNGVRAVAVDGLGAIWATGDARGLWRRDPGTERWARVPFEDGAGVESVTHVAAAPDGSIWAATYGGGPCHAEPLAQEVVCPARNWTGARALRSDLAYTVFAEADGRLWVSLWGSGADLVDPARGRVASFENRPEDPASLTDNNVTSFYRDARGELWLTTYGGGLNRLLSTAGGGRFAHITEADGLPNGTTYGILPDARGDFWVSTNRGLARMDPASGEMDTFGPDDGLPGEELNGYSFLKLRDGRMAFGGLSGLAVFNPDAITGDARPPQAVVTAVRVLGREIDVPATGAPAPIVLTHQQSAIAFDVAAMDFTAPDRNRYAFQLEGLESAWSPPSTRRTAAYTNLRPGRYTFRVRASGADGAWNPAALTIPVEVRPAWWQTWAFRLAAGAGLLALVVLGVREASQRRLRAEVQRLETEQRLQAERERISRDLHDHVGGQLSGLIASAELARLQRRRASRARGQDERAEVGASGERGRAGESAPFPPEADAIDRIEEDARETMRQLRETVWALHHESVTLADFRSRLDADLRQRLRGHERPVATVTLDGDATHVLSPLQALHLYRIAREAITNSLKHADAAHIAVTIRHSAGAVTVEIRDDGTFRAPGEEASGDGAAAEVSGFGMGSMRARTEAIGGRFDVETEAGTVVRVSVPV, translated from the coding sequence GTGCCCCGTCGCGCCCGCCTGAGCCTCGCGTTCTGCGGCCTCGCCCTGCTCCTGTGCGCCGCTGGCGCGCGCGCGCAGGCGCCAGAGGCCGAGGTCCGCATTGACCGGCTGAGCGTCGAGGACGGCCTCGCGCAGTCCATCGTGACCGCGCTCGTGCAGGACCGCCACGGCTTCCTGTGGATCGGGACCGAGGGCGGGCTGGACCGCTACGACGGCTACACGTTCACGCCGTACCGCAACGTGCCCGGCGAGTTGGGCTCGCTCTCGTCGTCGTTCGTGAACGCCCTCGTGGAGACGCCGGACGGCGCGATCTGGGTGGGCACGCACGGCGCGGGCCTGAACCGGCTGGACCCGGCCTCTGGCGTCGCGCGGCGGTTGCGGCACGTGGCGGAGGACCCGGCGACGATCAGCGCCGACCGCATCAGCGCGCTGTTCGCAGACCGCGACGGGCGGCTGTGGGCCGGGACCGAACGAGGCCTCGACCTCGTGGACCTCACGACAGCCCGCGTCCGCCGCGTCGCCGAGGCCCAGGAGGTGACCGACATCGCGCAGGACCCCGCCTCTGGCGATCTCTGGGTGGCCACGCACGAGGGCCTCTTGCGCGTCTCGCCCGCCAGCGGCCGGATCCTCCGCCGCTACGGCGCCGAGACGCTGGGCGGCGAGCAGGTGGCTGCGGTCTGGACCGACGCCGACGGGACGCTCTGGATCGGGACGGACACGTCCGGGCTGACGCGCCTGGACCCCCGCACGGGACGGACCGTGCGCTTTGCGGACGTGGGGACCGGCACCCCTGGCGTGGCGGTGCAGGACATCCTGCGCGACGCCAGAGGCGCGCTCTGGGTGGCGACGATGAGCGGCCTCGTCCGCATGGATGTGCGGCCGCCCCAAACCGAGCGGTGGACCGTTTTCCGCCCGTCGGAGACCGACCCGGGCTCGATCTCGGCCGAGAGGGTCCGCACGCTCGCGGAAGACCGCACCGGGCTCGTGTGGGCGGGGACGTGGGGCGCGGGGCTCAACAAGGTGCGGCAGACGCCGTTCCAGCGCTTCGCCGCCGATCCCGGCCGGGTGGGGGCGCTGTCCTCCAACGACGTGATGGGCATGGCCCAAGACCGCGACGGCACGCTCTGGGTGGGCACCTACGACCGTGGCCTGAACCGCTTGGACCTCGCTACTGGCGCCGCGAGCCAGGACCCCGGGTGGCCGGTGGAGCTGAGGCAGAACGGCGTCCGCGCCGTCGCGGTGGACGGCCTGGGCGCAATCTGGGCGACCGGCGACGCCCGAGGCCTCTGGCGCCGGGACCCCGGCACGGAGCGCTGGGCGCGCGTCCCGTTCGAGGACGGCGCAGGCGTGGAGAGCGTGACGCACGTCGCCGCCGCGCCGGACGGCAGCATCTGGGCCGCGACGTACGGCGGCGGGCCGTGCCACGCCGAGCCTCTGGCGCAAGAGGTCGTGTGCCCCGCGCGGAACTGGACCGGCGCCCGCGCGCTCCGGTCCGACCTCGCCTACACCGTGTTCGCCGAGGCCGACGGCCGCCTCTGGGTCAGCCTCTGGGGCTCGGGCGCCGACCTCGTGGACCCCGCCAGAGGCCGCGTCGCGTCGTTCGAGAACCGACCCGAGGACCCCGCTTCGCTCACGGACAACAACGTCACCTCGTTCTACCGCGACGCCCGCGGAGAGCTCTGGCTCACTACCTACGGCGGCGGCCTCAACCGCTTGCTCAGCACGGCCGGCGGCGGCCGCTTCGCGCACATTACCGAGGCCGACGGCCTGCCCAATGGCACTACCTACGGCATCCTCCCCGACGCCAGAGGCGATTTCTGGGTCTCCACCAACCGCGGCCTCGCCAGGATGGACCCGGCCTCTGGCGAGATGGACACCTTCGGCCCGGACGACGGCCTGCCAGGTGAGGAACTCAACGGCTACTCCTTTCTCAAGCTCCGCGACGGCCGCATGGCGTTCGGCGGCCTGAGCGGCCTCGCCGTGTTCAACCCGGACGCGATCACGGGCGACGCCCGGCCACCCCAGGCCGTTGTCACAGCGGTGCGCGTGCTCGGGCGCGAGATCGACGTGCCCGCCACGGGCGCGCCGGCTCCGATCGTGCTGACGCACCAGCAGTCCGCCATCGCGTTCGACGTCGCGGCGATGGACTTTACCGCCCCGGACCGCAACCGCTACGCGTTTCAGCTAGAAGGGCTGGAGAGCGCGTGGAGCCCGCCCAGCACACGCCGGACCGCCGCCTACACCAACCTCCGCCCGGGCCGCTACACCTTCCGCGTCCGCGCCTCTGGCGCCGACGGGGCATGGAACCCGGCAGCGCTCACGATCCCCGTCGAAGTCCGGCCCGCGTGGTGGCAGACGTGGGCGTTCCGGCTCGCCGCGGGCGCGGGGCTCCTGGCCCTCGTCGTGCTCGGCGTGCGCGAGGCCAGCCAGCGCCGCCTCCGAGCCGAGGTGCAGCGGCTCGAAACAGAGCAGCGCCTCCAGGCCGAGCGCGAGCGGATCTCGCGCGACCTCCACGACCACGTCGGCGGCCAGCTCTCTGGCCTCATCGCCAGCGCCGAGCTGGCGCGCCTGCAGCGCCGCCGGGCGTCTCGCGCCAGAGGCCAGGACGAGCGAGCAGAGGTCGGGGCCTCTGGCGAGAGGGGGAGAGCAGGCGAGTCCGCCCCGTTCCCACCAGAGGCCGACGCCATCGACCGCATTGAGGAGGACGCGCGCGAGACCATGCGGCAACTCCGCGAGACCGTTTGGGCGCTTCACCACGAGTCCGTCACGCTCGCCGACTTCCGCAGCCGCCTCGACGCCGACCTCCGCCAGAGGCTCCGCGGCCACGAGCGGCCCGTGGCAACCGTCACGCTCGACGGCGACGCCACGCACGTGCTCTCGCCGCTCCAGGCGCTGCACCTCTACCGTATCGCGCGCGAGGCCATCACCAACAGCCTCAAGCACGCCGACGCCGCCCACATCGCCGTCACGATCCGCCACAGCGCGGGCGCGGTAACGGTCGAGATCCGCGATGATGGCACGTTCCGCGCGCCGGGCGAGGAGGCCTCTGGCGACGGAGCCGCTGCCGAGGTCTCCGGCTTCGGCATGGGCTCGATGCGCGCGCGGACGGAAGCGATCGGCGGGCGCTTCGACGTAGAGACGGAGGCCGGGACCGTTGTGCGCGTCAGCGTCCCGGTATAG
- a CDS encoding DUF6252 family protein has product MPRLLLLLAFALAFSGCSIFGGSDDSDCGSGDLASGSLSATVAGNAFDAVCVQGQLSSGALAIGGNLGATEGGSQKQINITLPGAQAGQTYQIGALGTATIATYSELSIDDPTDTSRLYTAAPGAGSGSITVDAVSASGASGSFEFTARNSDGQTVAVTGGRFDIDF; this is encoded by the coding sequence ATGCCTCGCCTGCTCCTACTCCTCGCCTTCGCGCTCGCCTTCTCCGGCTGTTCCATCTTTGGTGGCTCCGACGATTCGGACTGCGGCAGCGGCGACCTCGCCAGCGGCTCGCTCAGCGCCACCGTCGCGGGCAACGCCTTCGACGCGGTCTGCGTCCAGGGCCAGCTCTCCAGCGGCGCCCTCGCCATCGGCGGCAACCTCGGCGCGACCGAGGGCGGCAGCCAGAAGCAGATCAACATCACGCTTCCCGGCGCGCAGGCGGGCCAGACGTACCAGATCGGCGCGCTCGGCACGGCCACCATCGCGACCTACTCCGAGCTCAGCATCGACGATCCGACCGACACCAGCCGGCTCTACACCGCCGCCCCGGGCGCCGGCAGCGGCTCCATCACCGTGGACGCCGTCTCGGCCTCTGGCGCCAGCGGCTCCTTCGAGTTCACCGCGCGGAACAGCGACGGCCAGACGGTCGCGGTCACGGGCGGACGCTTCGACATCGATTTCTAG
- the proC gene encoding pyrroline-5-carboxylate reductase: protein MLRDHTLAVLGAGNIGSALVGGLLRGGDLPADQIRATRRGEAAREALRQRFPGVHVSDDNRGAVSGASIVIISVKPQNVAALMEEIRPHVAPGTLVLSTLAGVPTGALSRALGQELPVVRAMPNTPALVDEGATALAAGEWADESHVATAQAVFEAVGIVEVVTENLMDAVTGLSGSGPAYVFMLIEGLTDAGVKQGLPRPTSSRLAVQTVLGAARLAQETGEHPAILRDQVTTPGGTTIAAVAELEKHGLRTMMIDAVQIATERSRQLSDLDG from the coding sequence ATGCTTCGCGACCACACCCTCGCCGTCCTCGGGGCCGGCAACATCGGCAGCGCCCTCGTCGGCGGCCTCTTGCGCGGCGGCGACCTCCCGGCCGATCAGATCCGCGCGACGCGCCGGGGCGAGGCCGCGCGCGAGGCGCTGCGCCAGAGGTTTCCAGGCGTCCACGTCTCCGACGACAACCGCGGCGCGGTCTCGGGCGCGAGCATCGTGATCATCAGCGTAAAGCCGCAGAACGTGGCGGCGCTGATGGAGGAGATCCGGCCGCACGTCGCGCCGGGCACTCTCGTGCTCTCCACGCTTGCCGGCGTGCCGACGGGCGCGCTTTCCCGCGCGCTCGGCCAAGAGCTCCCCGTCGTCCGCGCGATGCCGAACACGCCGGCGCTCGTAGACGAAGGCGCGACGGCCCTGGCCGCTGGCGAATGGGCCGACGAGAGCCACGTCGCGACGGCGCAGGCCGTTTTCGAGGCCGTCGGCATTGTGGAGGTGGTGACGGAGAACCTGATGGACGCCGTGACGGGGCTCTCGGGCAGCGGACCGGCCTACGTGTTCATGCTGATCGAGGGGCTAACGGACGCGGGCGTCAAGCAGGGACTGCCGCGCCCCACGTCCAGCCGCCTCGCGGTGCAGACCGTTCTGGGTGCCGCGCGGCTGGCGCAGGAAACCGGCGAGCACCCCGCCATCCTCCGCGATCAGGTGACCACGCCCGGCGGGACCACCATCGCGGCCGTCGCCGAGCTAGAAAAGCACGGCCTCCGCACCATGATGATCGACGCGGTGCAGATCGCGACCGAGCGCAGCCGCCAGCTCAGCGACCTCGACGGCTAG
- the eutM gene encoding ethanolamine utilization microcompartment protein EutM, with product MADGDYGAALGMVETRGLVGAIEAADAMVKAARVNLIGKEQIGGGFVTVMVRGDVGAVKASTDAGAAAAERVGELVSVHVIPRPHSEVEAILPDAS from the coding sequence ATGGCAGACGGAGACTACGGCGCCGCGCTTGGCATGGTCGAGACCCGCGGGCTCGTCGGTGCAATCGAAGCCGCCGACGCGATGGTGAAAGCCGCTCGCGTGAACCTCATCGGCAAGGAGCAGATCGGCGGCGGTTTCGTGACCGTCATGGTCCGCGGCGACGTCGGCGCGGTCAAGGCATCCACGGACGCAGGCGCCGCCGCGGCAGAGCGCGTGGGCGAGCTCGTCTCGGTGCACGTGATCCCACGCCCGCACTCGGAAGTCGAAGCGATCCTCCCCGACGCTTCCTAA
- a CDS encoding BMC domain-containing protein codes for MDRSEFSDIGALGMLETHGLVAAIEAADAMLKAAPVRLLQQQRTNPALITHFVVGEVGAVQAAVDAGRMAAERVGRVAAAHVIPRPGEGLLSTIVFPETGKPKTAPSKAPDKASETEGASGPPDAASGADYASMTVRELRSLARDQQDEAMSGREIARATKAELVAYLSEVA; via the coding sequence GTGGACCGCTCCGAGTTCTCGGACATCGGCGCGCTCGGCATGTTGGAGACGCACGGCCTCGTCGCCGCCATCGAGGCGGCCGATGCCATGCTCAAAGCCGCCCCCGTGCGGCTCCTCCAGCAGCAGCGCACCAACCCCGCCCTCATCACGCACTTCGTGGTGGGGGAGGTCGGCGCGGTCCAGGCGGCCGTGGACGCGGGCCGCATGGCGGCCGAGCGCGTAGGGCGCGTCGCCGCAGCGCACGTGATTCCTCGCCCCGGCGAAGGCCTCCTGAGCACGATCGTGTTCCCGGAGACCGGGAAACCCAAGACGGCGCCGTCCAAAGCGCCCGATAAGGCCTCCGAAACTGAAGGCGCCAGTGGCCCGCCGGATGCGGCCTCTGGCGCGGACTACGCGTCGATGACGGTCCGCGAGTTGCGCTCGCTCGCGAGAGACCAGCAAGACGAGGCGATGTCGGGCCGCGAGATCGCCCGCGCGACAAAGGCGGAGCTCGTGGCCTACCTCTCGGAGGTCGCCTAG
- a CDS encoding CdaR family protein: MAAPSLRTRLRTLFPRSDGRGSEEPDTGRNGLALSLSFLVALVLWFTFSMQETYTTTIEVPLEIAALPDDQALRQRPPQTARVSVQGQGEALLSLTWSPPRVRLFADGPTVDVAASVSESGLPAGVTVLGAQPRSIRLDLDERVTRDLPIRLRGSVRAAAPFDLLNTPQLTPDTVRITGSRALLESFQSWPTAPFVRNDVRNDLSTPLALSDTLAGLVERSITTTVLTATVGEFTRGEITLDVEVENLPPGIETVRFEPKRVAVEYRVPVGAAYAQVERAGLRAVVDYADIARDSTSGSVRVGIRVPENIDVRDERASPSRVEYFLVRRAPSPEDE; encoded by the coding sequence ATGGCCGCCCCGTCGCTCCGGACCCGGCTCCGAACGCTGTTCCCACGCTCCGACGGGCGTGGGTCCGAGGAGCCGGATACGGGTCGCAACGGGCTCGCGCTGAGCCTGTCCTTCTTGGTCGCGCTCGTGCTCTGGTTCACGTTCTCCATGCAGGAGACGTACACCACTACGATCGAGGTGCCGCTGGAGATCGCGGCGCTGCCCGACGATCAGGCGCTACGCCAGAGGCCTCCTCAGACGGCGCGCGTTAGCGTGCAAGGGCAGGGCGAAGCGCTGCTCTCGCTGACGTGGAGCCCCCCGCGCGTGCGCCTTTTCGCTGACGGGCCGACCGTGGACGTGGCCGCTTCTGTTTCGGAGTCGGGGTTGCCTGCGGGCGTGACCGTTCTCGGCGCGCAGCCGCGATCCATCCGCTTGGACCTGGACGAACGCGTCACGCGGGACCTGCCGATCCGGCTCAGAGGCTCCGTTCGCGCCGCCGCGCCGTTCGACCTCTTGAACACGCCACAACTGACCCCGGACACCGTCCGGATCACGGGATCACGAGCGCTCCTGGAAAGCTTCCAGTCGTGGCCGACGGCCCCGTTTGTCCGCAACGACGTGCGGAACGACCTCTCGACGCCGCTCGCGCTTTCGGACACGCTGGCTGGCCTCGTGGAACGCTCCATTACCACAACGGTCCTGACGGCGACCGTGGGGGAGTTCACGCGAGGGGAGATCACGCTGGACGTAGAGGTGGAGAACCTTCCGCCGGGGATCGAGACCGTTCGGTTTGAGCCCAAGCGCGTGGCGGTGGAGTACCGCGTGCCGGTGGGGGCGGCGTACGCGCAGGTGGAGCGCGCGGGCCTACGCGCAGTCGTGGACTACGCCGACATCGCGCGGGACTCCACCTCGGGTAGCGTCAGGGTAGGCATCCGCGTCCCCGAGAACATCGACGTGCGCGACGAGCGCGCGAGTCCCTCGCGCGTGGAGTACTTCTTGGTGCGCCGCGCTCCCTCGCCAGAGGACGAGTAG
- a CDS encoding MBL fold metallo-hydrolase, translating to MTTPLSRRAALKGLGAFGVAAALPTAARAATSDTPPTAADHHTVSAHTFAVGGATVTVIRDAGFVLPLSAVGTNVAPEAVTALLESHGLPTDGVPTDVSVLLIRAGEETVLVDTGTGGGDLMGTMRALGIAPEAVTRVAISHFHGDHIGGLAPGGTPAFPNASVHFPAPEMAFLDAAAGDNEGASAAKAALQSASNVQTYADGDELVPGFTAVAAHGHTPGHMAFVLASGEARLMIVSDAVAHPAAFFAHPEWLFGFDMDAQAATTRRQLLGRAADERVHLFASHMPFPGIGRVGRDGGGFRFTPAPYAA from the coding sequence ATGACCACCCCTCTCTCCCGCCGCGCCGCTCTCAAGGGCCTCGGCGCCTTTGGCGTTGCCGCCGCACTTCCCACCGCCGCGCGCGCCGCCACGTCCGACACGCCCCCCACCGCGGCCGACCACCACACCGTCAGCGCTCACACCTTTGCCGTCGGCGGCGCGACTGTTACCGTGATCCGCGACGCTGGCTTTGTACTTCCGCTTTCAGCCGTCGGCACGAACGTGGCGCCAGAGGCCGTCACGGCGCTCTTGGAGAGCCACGGCCTCCCCACCGATGGCGTCCCGACGGACGTGAGCGTGCTGCTCATCCGCGCCGGGGAGGAAACAGTCCTCGTCGATACCGGGACGGGCGGCGGTGACCTCATGGGCACCATGCGGGCGCTCGGCATCGCGCCAGAGGCCGTCACGCGGGTCGCGATCTCGCACTTCCACGGCGACCACATCGGCGGGCTTGCGCCGGGCGGCACCCCCGCGTTTCCCAACGCGAGCGTTCACTTCCCCGCCCCAGAGATGGCGTTCCTGGACGCCGCCGCTGGCGACAACGAGGGGGCCAGCGCCGCAAAAGCTGCGCTGCAATCGGCCTCCAACGTGCAGACCTACGCCGACGGCGACGAACTCGTCCCGGGCTTTACCGCCGTTGCGGCCCACGGCCACACGCCTGGCCACATGGCCTTCGTCCTGGCCTCTGGCGAGGCGCGCCTGATGATCGTGAGCGACGCCGTAGCACACCCGGCGGCGTTTTTCGCCCACCCGGAATGGCTTTTCGGCTTCGACATGGACGCCCAGGCTGCGACAACGCGGCGGCAGCTTCTCGGCCGCGCCGCAGACGAAAGGGTGCACCTGTTCGCGAGCCACATGCCGTTCCCCGGCATCGGCCGCGTGGGCCGGGACGGGGGAGGCTTCCGCTTTACGCCGGCCCCCTACGCCGCCTAG
- a CDS encoding sensor histidine kinase, with protein MESLAFLVLAPLAAVLMLAVGFVAWRRRDRAGGWALVAFSAAELGWLVMDSLSLVAPSPEAAVWFAKGTLLFSPQLGNAWVAFVLSYTERFSRAAQTVVWALVAWAFVYGLLSLTNDTHGLIWSEVDVVPDGLFFRVTYALGPVAWVQSAFSWALVLSSLGAVLWAYTGADARSRALSQWIVAGALVPVVFNVVFLVGLGPLAKDFSPIAMAVSSGAFALGLARYRLLDLQPIARAALVNSLPDGMMAIDARGRVIDVNPAMKALLGDGVAPVGKPLAEVAPRLEQAISAGGGPFHLTAGGVTTHFDLSVSPLLSRSGRQFGQLVLLHDVTQRRAERAELRRINAALHSANAELRAQNDELDAFGHTVAHDLKNSIQGVLGYAEILRDDGPELDTDTHRVLSDDLVRSAYKMDSIVHELLLLAGVRKADVEPRPVNMGGVVQEAMDRVRDARGASGAGWSCPAAWPVVLGHAPWVEEIWMNYLSNASKYGGPTVTLGAEATDRGVARFWVHDDGAGLTPEAQARLFVPFSRVGTQAVEGHGLGLSIVRRIVERLGGTCGVESAPGLGTRFWFALPLEGVETETALAIG; from the coding sequence TTGGAGTCCCTCGCCTTTCTTGTTCTCGCCCCGCTTGCTGCCGTGCTCATGCTGGCGGTCGGGTTCGTGGCGTGGCGGCGACGGGACCGAGCGGGGGGATGGGCCCTTGTGGCGTTCTCGGCTGCGGAACTGGGGTGGCTCGTGATGGACTCCCTCTCGCTGGTCGCGCCCTCGCCAGAGGCCGCGGTGTGGTTCGCGAAGGGGACGTTGCTCTTCTCGCCCCAACTCGGGAATGCCTGGGTGGCGTTTGTGCTGAGCTACACCGAGCGCTTCTCGCGCGCGGCTCAGACTGTGGTCTGGGCGCTCGTGGCCTGGGCCTTCGTCTACGGCCTGCTCAGCCTCACCAACGACACGCACGGGCTGATCTGGTCGGAGGTGGACGTTGTGCCGGACGGACTCTTTTTCCGCGTCACCTACGCGTTGGGACCGGTGGCGTGGGTGCAGTCCGCGTTTTCGTGGGCGCTCGTGTTGTCCTCGCTCGGGGCGGTGCTGTGGGCGTACACGGGCGCCGACGCTCGCTCGCGCGCGCTTTCGCAGTGGATCGTGGCAGGCGCGCTGGTGCCGGTCGTGTTCAACGTGGTCTTTCTGGTGGGCCTCGGGCCTCTGGCGAAGGATTTCAGCCCCATCGCGATGGCCGTTTCATCAGGCGCCTTTGCCCTGGGCCTCGCGCGGTACCGCTTGTTGGATTTGCAACCGATCGCGCGGGCCGCTCTCGTCAACAGCCTGCCGGATGGGATGATGGCGATCGACGCCAGAGGCCGCGTGATCGACGTGAACCCGGCGATGAAAGCTCTCCTCGGCGACGGGGTGGCCCCTGTCGGGAAGCCTCTGGCGGAGGTGGCGCCGCGTCTGGAACAGGCGATCTCCGCTGGCGGCGGCCCGTTCCACCTGACGGCGGGCGGAGTGACCACACACTTCGACCTTAGCGTCTCGCCCCTTCTAAGCCGGAGCGGGCGCCAATTCGGTCAACTCGTGCTCCTGCACGATGTCACGCAGCGCCGCGCCGAGCGCGCCGAGCTCCGGCGGATCAACGCCGCCCTCCACAGCGCGAACGCGGAGCTCCGCGCCCAGAACGACGAACTCGACGCCTTTGGCCACACCGTCGCGCACGACCTCAAGAACTCGATCCAGGGCGTCCTGGGCTACGCCGAGATCCTCCGCGACGACGGCCCTGAACTGGACACGGACACGCATCGAGTGCTGAGTGACGACCTGGTGCGCTCGGCGTACAAGATGGACAGCATCGTGCACGAGCTGCTGCTTCTGGCGGGTGTGCGGAAGGCCGACGTAGAGCCGCGCCCGGTAAACATGGGCGGCGTCGTGCAGGAGGCGATGGACCGCGTCCGGGACGCCCGAGGGGCCTCTGGCGCTGGGTGGTCCTGCCCTGCGGCGTGGCCCGTCGTCCTGGGCCACGCGCCCTGGGTGGAGGAGATCTGGATGAACTACCTCTCGAACGCGTCCAAGTACGGCGGACCGACGGTGACGCTCGGAGCCGAGGCGACCGACAGGGGCGTCGCGCGGTTCTGGGTGCACGACGACGGTGCGGGCCTGACGCCAGAGGCGCAGGCGCGGCTGTTTGTGCCGTTCTCGCGGGTCGGTACGCAGGCCGTCGAGGGCCACGGGCTCGGCCTCTCCATCGTGCGGCGCATCGTGGAGCGGTTGGGCGGGACCTGCGGCGTCGAGAGCGCGCCAGGGTTGGGCACCCGGTTCTGGTTCGCGCTCCCGCTGGAGGGCGTCGAAACCGAAACCGCGCTGGCGATCGGCTGA
- a CDS encoding (2Fe-2S)-binding protein, producing the protein MSDPRTVGVSVTVNGEAHRLDLDPRVSLLDLLRLHLDLTGSKKGCNQGACGACTVLLDGERVNACLVLAVSCDGQEVTTIEGIGTPEALAPIQDAFIEHDGFQCGYCTPGQILSSVALMDEAARGLPSVIDVDAPPCSAAELSDEEISERMSGNICRCGAYPGIRKAIHAVASGAASTSRVASGAAQPATA; encoded by the coding sequence ATGTCTGACCCCCGCACCGTCGGCGTCTCGGTCACGGTCAACGGCGAGGCCCACCGCCTCGATCTCGACCCGCGCGTGAGCCTGCTCGATTTGCTCCGGCTCCACCTCGACCTCACCGGCTCCAAAAAGGGGTGCAACCAGGGCGCCTGCGGCGCTTGCACGGTGCTGCTCGATGGCGAGCGCGTCAACGCCTGCCTCGTCCTCGCCGTGAGCTGCGACGGGCAGGAGGTCACGACGATCGAGGGCATCGGCACGCCAGAGGCCCTGGCGCCGATCCAAGACGCCTTTATCGAGCACGACGGCTTTCAGTGCGGCTACTGCACGCCGGGTCAGATCCTCTCCAGCGTCGCGCTCATGGACGAGGCCGCCAGAGGCCTCCCCAGCGTGATCGACGTGGACGCGCCGCCGTGCTCCGCCGCCGAGCTCTCCGACGAGGAGATCTCCGAGCGGATGAGCGGCAACATCTGCCGCTGCGGGGCCTACCCCGGAATCCGAAAGGCGATCCACGCGGTCGCCTCTGGCGCCGCCTCCACCTCCCGCGTCGCCTCCGGTGCCGCCCAGCCCGCGACCGCATGA
- a CDS encoding FAD binding domain-containing protein, translating to MTPFSYSRPTSVADAVAALAEPGARLMGGGTNFVDLMRKGVEAPDHVVDVHGLPLGTIGEASGGGLRIGALVSNTALASDERVRRDYRMLSEALLSGATQQLRNRATTAGNVLQRTRCTYFMEPEYPCNKREPGSGCPAKTGFNRIHAILGESEHCIATHPSDMCVAMAALDATVHVTGSQGDREIPFVDFHLLPGDSPEAETVLRADDVITAITLPEASGASRNSVYVKVRDRQSYAFALVSVAAGIELDASGQIADVRIALGGVAHKPWRASGAEGLLRGSAPTEDAFREAGEAIVADANGYGHNDFKITLAPRTVALALNKALGLAQRATGDAR from the coding sequence ATGACGCCCTTTTCCTACTCCCGGCCCACGAGCGTCGCCGACGCCGTCGCTGCGCTCGCCGAGCCCGGCGCCCGCCTGATGGGCGGCGGCACCAACTTCGTAGACCTGATGCGCAAGGGCGTCGAGGCGCCCGATCACGTCGTGGACGTGCACGGCCTGCCGCTCGGCACCATCGGTGAGGCCTCTGGCGGCGGGCTCCGCATCGGCGCGCTCGTCTCCAACACGGCCCTCGCGAGCGACGAGCGCGTGCGCCGCGACTACCGGATGCTCTCCGAGGCGCTGCTCTCCGGCGCCACGCAGCAGCTCCGCAACCGCGCCACGACCGCCGGTAACGTGCTCCAGCGGACGCGGTGCACCTATTTCATGGAGCCGGAGTACCCCTGCAACAAGCGGGAGCCCGGCAGCGGCTGCCCTGCCAAGACGGGCTTCAACCGCATCCACGCGATCCTGGGCGAGAGCGAGCACTGCATCGCGACGCACCCGTCCGACATGTGCGTGGCGATGGCGGCGCTGGACGCGACCGTCCACGTGACCGGCTCGCAGGGAGACCGCGAGATCCCGTTCGTGGACTTCCACCTGCTCCCGGGCGACTCGCCAGAGGCCGAAACGGTCCTCCGTGCCGACGACGTCATCACCGCCATCACGCTTCCTGAGGCCTCTGGCGCGAGCCGCAACTCGGTCTACGTCAAGGTCCGCGACCGGCAGAGCTACGCCTTCGCGCTCGTCAGCGTCGCTGCCGGGATCGAGCTGGACGCCAGCGGCCAGATCGCCGACGTGCGGATCGCCCTCGGCGGCGTGGCGCACAAGCCCTGGCGCGCCTCTGGCGCCGAAGGGTTGCTCCGAGGCAGCGCTCCCACCGAGGACGCCTTCCGCGAAGCCGGCGAGGCCATCGTGGCCGACGCCAACGGCTACGGCCACAACGATTTCAAGATCACCCTCGCCCCGCGCACCGTCGCCCTCGCCCTCAACAAGGCGCTCGGCCTCGCGCAGCGCGCCACCGGAGACGCCCGATGA